A single window of bacterium DNA harbors:
- a CDS encoding dTDP-4-dehydrorhamnose 3,5-epimerase family protein, whose product MQQKLIDGVVVVKLRKIADERGHLMEILRNDDPHFEKFGQVYITTNYPGVVKGWHYHAKQTDFATCVHGMIKMALYDARNGSPTFGTVNEFFIGEHSPIAVKIPAGVYHGWKGISHYPSITVNTVTEVYNYENPDEFRKDWKDPEIPYDWDIKMG is encoded by the coding sequence ATGCAGCAAAAGTTAATCGATGGCGTCGTCGTTGTAAAGCTCCGGAAGATTGCCGATGAGCGGGGACACTTAATGGAGATACTCCGTAACGATGATCCCCATTTTGAGAAATTCGGGCAGGTATACATCACGACGAACTACCCCGGCGTTGTGAAAGGGTGGCACTATCACGCTAAGCAAACCGACTTTGCGACCTGCGTACACGGTATGATCAAAATGGCGTTGTACGATGCCCGCAACGGCTCACCGACCTTCGGAACGGTCAATGAATTTTTCATCGGTGAGCATTCTCCCATCGCGGTAAAAATCCCGGCAGGAGTGTACCACGGTTGGAAAGGGATTTCTCATTATCCATCGATTACAGTGAATACCGTAACCGAAGTGTACAATTACGAGAATCCTGACGAATTCCGTAAAGACTGGAAAGACCCGGAAATTCCCTACGATTGGGATATTAAGATGGGGTAG
- a CDS encoding GNAT family N-acetyltransferase has product MSAKLTIQQLSVDNRDDFYRVHCAECEHDWCFCAGWWTKNWDHFEERSAEENRKLRDQLIADGVSDGYLLYENGEPVGWVQAASRDIFEKLCKQFRLRAQRGAAAITCWFLIPRVRRKGYAKRFLELVLDDLKERGYTVVDAFPVKFEEKIEAGDLWTGPLSLYFHAGFIIERNHEKFPVYRKFL; this is encoded by the coding sequence ATGTCGGCAAAACTAACAATCCAACAACTCTCAGTCGATAACCGCGATGATTTCTATCGAGTGCATTGTGCTGAGTGCGAACACGATTGGTGTTTTTGCGCTGGTTGGTGGACAAAGAACTGGGATCATTTTGAAGAACGCAGTGCCGAGGAAAACCGCAAGCTCCGCGATCAACTGATTGCTGACGGCGTTTCCGATGGTTACTTACTGTATGAAAATGGTGAGCCGGTGGGGTGGGTACAGGCCGCCTCCCGTGATATCTTCGAGAAGCTCTGCAAGCAATTTCGTTTGCGGGCGCAACGTGGTGCTGCAGCGATTACTTGCTGGTTCCTGATTCCCCGGGTTCGGCGCAAAGGCTATGCGAAACGTTTTCTTGAATTGGTGTTGGACGATCTAAAAGAGCGCGGTTACACTGTTGTAGACGCATTCCCAGTAAAATTCGAGGAGAAAATCGAAGCGGGTGATTTATGGACTGGTCCGTTATCGTTATACTTTCATGCCGGATTCATCATCGAACGTAACCACGAAAAATTTCCCGTATACCGAAAATTTCTGTAA
- a CDS encoding fibronectin type III domain-containing protein, producing the protein MKYLRPGKAVWLLILFTCWSIPTTTSALDLGLKAQDVPNDAGKAIAIQWDTVPRPPDTQIYAFLLQRSESADGKWQNIAPLEITTKNFVDDGSANGTNALQPNKDYWYRLRVDYALSKLINDSLFVDTLNRVAITSNVVGPVRAIPSWINVKHIVVILLIALFFGSILYLTNQAKTGKKFFVRRIAGLDAIDEAIGRATEMGKPVLFAPGSQGVDNIQTIAAMIILTEVARRTADYDVPIIVPLMSSFVVPVAEEAVKSGATNAGRPEAYVPDNIRFLSEEQFAYTAGCSGIMLREKPAANLFMGAFFAESLILSEVGFSTGAIQIAGTSNVHQLPFFVVACDYTLIGEEFFAASSYISGDPGLLGTLRGTDWMKVLAMSLIVIGSILETMGVTQFTRLFEM; encoded by the coding sequence GTGAAGTATCTTCGTCCGGGAAAAGCAGTCTGGCTGCTCATCCTTTTCACGTGTTGGTCTATTCCTACAACAACATCTGCTCTTGATCTGGGTCTCAAAGCCCAAGATGTTCCGAATGATGCCGGAAAGGCGATTGCGATCCAATGGGACACCGTCCCGCGACCGCCTGATACCCAAATCTATGCTTTTCTGTTGCAGCGGTCAGAATCTGCCGACGGTAAGTGGCAAAACATCGCCCCCTTGGAAATCACAACAAAGAATTTTGTCGATGACGGTTCGGCGAATGGAACCAATGCATTACAACCCAATAAGGACTATTGGTATCGCCTACGAGTCGATTATGCTTTGTCGAAACTGATAAACGATAGTCTCTTCGTCGACACGTTAAATCGTGTTGCGATTACATCCAATGTTGTGGGGCCGGTACGGGCGATACCGTCTTGGATAAACGTTAAGCATATCGTGGTAATTTTACTGATTGCGTTGTTCTTTGGTTCGATCCTTTACCTAACGAATCAAGCGAAAACCGGTAAGAAATTTTTCGTCCGCCGGATCGCGGGTTTGGACGCCATTGATGAAGCGATCGGCAGAGCTACGGAAATGGGTAAACCGGTGTTGTTCGCGCCCGGTTCGCAAGGCGTCGACAACATTCAGACGATTGCGGCAATGATTATTCTCACTGAGGTAGCGCGCCGCACCGCGGACTATGATGTCCCCATTATCGTTCCCCTAATGTCAAGTTTTGTTGTCCCCGTTGCCGAAGAAGCGGTTAAATCCGGTGCGACCAATGCCGGTCGACCGGAAGCGTACGTCCCCGACAATATCCGGTTCCTTTCTGAAGAACAATTCGCCTACACAGCGGGTTGCAGCGGCATCATGTTGCGGGAAAAACCAGCAGCGAATCTCTTTATGGGCGCGTTCTTTGCGGAGTCCCTCATTTTGAGTGAAGTCGGATTTTCAACTGGCGCGATTCAAATTGCCGGTACATCGAATGTCCATCAACTTCCGTTTTTTGTCGTAGCCTGTGATTATACGCTTATCGGTGAAGAGTTCTTTGCTGCCAGCTCCTATATCAGCGGTGATCCCGGTTTGTTAGGTACTTTGCGCGGGACCGACTGGATGAAAGTTCTGGCAATGAGTCTCATCGTCATCGGTTCGATCCTTGAGACGATGGGTGTAACCCAATTCACCCGTCTTTTTGAAATGTAG